A window of Xiphophorus hellerii strain 12219 chromosome 7, Xiphophorus_hellerii-4.1, whole genome shotgun sequence contains these coding sequences:
- the fundc1 gene encoding FUN14 domain-containing protein 1 has product MANRNKDVEEEIYDKVVDLTEYAKRQRWWNRLFGKNSGPVAEKYSVATQIAIGGVSGWCAGYLFQKVGKVAATAVGGGLLLLQIANNSGYIQVDWKRVEKDVNKAKKQLKKGTDQAVPELNTFMEKSTEFVKKNIGVTGGFVGGFLLGLAS; this is encoded by the exons ATGGCGAACCGCAACAAGG ATGTAGAAGAGGAAATTTACGACAAGGTCGTGGATCTGACGGAGTACGCCAAGCGGCAGCGATGGTGGAACCGCCTATTCGGGAAGAACTCCGGGCCCGTGGCGGAGAAGTACTCCGTGGCCACACAGATTGCAATAGGAGGAGTGAGTGGATG GTGCGCAGGTTATCTCTTCCAGAAGGTGGGGAAGGTTGCTGCCACAGCCGTAGGTGGAGGTCTTCTGTTGCTGCAG ATAGCCAATAACAGCGGCTACATCCAGGTGGACTGGAAGAGGGTGGAGAAGGATGTGAACAAAGCTAAGAAGCAGCTGAAGAAGGGAACAGATCAAGCAGTCCCAGAGCTAAACACGTTCATGGAAAAG TCCACAGAGTTCGTGAAGAAGAACATCGGGGTCACCGGCGGTTTCGTGGGAGGGTTCCTGCTCGGTCTGGCGTCTTAG